Proteins encoded by one window of Swingsia samuiensis:
- the groL gene encoding chaperonin GroEL (60 kDa chaperone family; promotes refolding of misfolded polypeptides especially under stressful conditions; forms two stacked rings of heptamers to form a barrel-shaped 14mer; ends can be capped by GroES; misfolded proteins enter the barrel where they are refolded when GroES binds), producing the protein MAAKDVKFGADARERMLRGVDILANAVKVTLGPKGRNVVLDKSFGAPRITKDGVSVAKEIELADKFENMGAQMVREVASKTNDLAGDGTTTSTVLAQAIIREGAKAVAAGMNPMDLKRGIDKAVEAVVEELKKNTKKITSPGEIAQVGTISSNGEREIGEMISAAMQKVGSEGVITVEEAKGLHTELDVVEGMQFDRGYISPYFVTNPEKMTADLDNPYILIHEKKLSSLQPMLPLLESVVQSGRPLMIIAEDVDGEALATLVVNKLRGGLKIAAVKAPGFGDRRKAMLEDIAVLTGGQVISEDIGIKLESVTLEMLGRAKKVHIEKENTTIVEGAGNGDDIKGRCNQIRAQIEETTSDYDREKLQERLAKLAGGVAVIRVGGSTEVEVKERKDRVDDALHATRAAVEEGIVPGGGTALARASVVLKGLDFANDDQRIGADIVRKALQSPLRQIAENAGEDGAVIAGKVLENNTYNFGFDAQTGEYKDLVADGIIDPTKVVRTALQDAASVGGLLITTEAMVAERPEKKAPAGAPGGMGGMGDMDF; encoded by the coding sequence ATGGCTGCTAAAGACGTCAAATTCGGTGCAGATGCACGTGAACGTATGTTGCGTGGTGTAGATATTCTAGCCAACGCAGTAAAAGTAACGCTTGGTCCAAAAGGCCGTAACGTTGTTTTGGATAAGAGCTTCGGTGCACCTCGTATTACAAAAGATGGTGTTTCTGTTGCTAAAGAAATCGAGCTTGCTGATAAGTTCGAAAATATGGGCGCACAAATGGTGCGTGAAGTTGCTTCCAAAACCAATGATCTAGCTGGTGATGGCACAACGACATCAACCGTGCTTGCACAAGCAATCATCCGTGAGGGTGCAAAGGCTGTTGCAGCTGGCATGAACCCAATGGATCTTAAACGCGGGATCGACAAGGCTGTCGAAGCTGTTGTTGAAGAACTTAAAAAGAACACCAAGAAAATCACTTCCCCAGGTGAAATTGCTCAGGTTGGAACAATTTCTTCAAATGGTGAACGTGAAATCGGTGAGATGATTTCTGCTGCGATGCAGAAAGTTGGCTCTGAAGGCGTTATCACGGTTGAGGAAGCAAAAGGTCTTCATACAGAACTCGACGTTGTTGAGGGTATGCAGTTCGACCGTGGTTATATTTCTCCATACTTCGTAACCAACCCTGAGAAGATGACAGCTGATCTGGATAATCCTTATATCCTGATCCATGAAAAGAAATTGTCTTCTCTACAGCCAATGTTGCCACTTCTTGAAAGCGTTGTGCAGTCTGGCCGTCCGCTCATGATCATCGCAGAAGATGTTGATGGTGAAGCTCTTGCAACCTTGGTCGTAAACAAGCTTCGTGGTGGACTAAAAATTGCTGCCGTTAAAGCGCCTGGTTTTGGTGACCGTCGTAAAGCAATGCTTGAAGATATTGCTGTACTTACCGGTGGACAAGTTATCTCTGAAGATATCGGCATCAAGCTTGAATCTGTAACGCTTGAAATGCTTGGCCGTGCCAAGAAAGTTCATATCGAAAAAGAGAACACAACGATCGTAGAAGGTGCTGGTAATGGCGACGATATTAAAGGTCGTTGCAACCAGATCCGTGCTCAGATCGAAGAAACAACATCTGACTATGATCGTGAAAAACTTCAGGAACGTCTTGCTAAATTAGCAGGTGGTGTTGCTGTTATTCGCGTTGGTGGTAGCACAGAGGTTGAAGTTAAAGAACGTAAAGACCGCGTGGATGATGCTCTTCATGCAACACGTGCCGCTGTTGAAGAAGGTATCGTCCCTGGTGGTGGTACAGCTCTTGCTCGTGCGTCTGTGGTTCTAAAAGGCCTTGATTTTGCAAATGATGATCAGCGTATTGGTGCTGATATCGTTCGTAAGGCTCTTCAGTCTCCTCTTCGTCAGATCGCTGAAAATGCGGGTGAAGATGGTGCAGTAATTGCTGGCAAGGTTCTTGAAAACAACACGTATAACTTTGGTTTTGATGCTCAAACCGGTGAGTATAAAGACCTTGTTGCCGATGGTATCATCGATCCAACAAAGGTTGTCCGTACAGCTCTGCAAGATGCGGCATCTGTTGGTGGTCTGTTGATTACGACAGAAGCTATGGTTGCAGAACGTCCAGAAAAGAAAGCTCCAGCTGGTGCTCCAGGTGGTATGGGCGGCATGGGTGATATGGATTTCTAA
- a CDS encoding TonB-dependent receptor plug domain-containing protein: MNASRRNVLLCASILSVGAFSSPAIAAAEHVHAKRHLLHHKPQLRSRAVSNAPVVSGVTPASSVGTVQRARVGKNTLASVESTHAEEVTVTGSMLSTSRNANANPVQIVTSKQIMQSGSTTMGDFLARLPSIGSNSTNNTNTNGGGGVSCADIRNLGQQRVLVLIDGKRTAVNGSSNCVDMNTIPVQLVKQVEILKDGGSELYGADAVSGVINIKLRHDISTGNITMRGGIAGQGDDKTGMISAYKGWNFDDRKGNITLFGSYMTQGGVRQRNRSWADPVQNDLGGSSFGSAYTPQGRVYDVSGNLMPGQKTTRYDFSQDQMLLNRLQNATLSGDAHYKFDKHFNLYSNVLYSHRNSYTQMAAEPSAGSIPPSNYASLLYINKENPFNTYGQDVTLRKRYNEFGPRKTEDASDTYTAKVGLDGEIIHNWMYDASYTYGWNQDTSHMVNMGNYAHLMQVYGMDQLDPNDPNSAIMYNPGVCQGSAGCALANPFAPLSGQALEYANATLNNHSYYQLRDWNVRIHNNKVARLPWKNGGDFAVAMGMERRSESETFKPDPLITSGQSMTNTQNYTGGGFHVWEGYLEGKLTLLKNTTMAKDLSIDGQGRYSSYNTFGSAKNWKAAINWSPVRDVHFRGTLGTSTRQPSVYELYGGQSMSYATAMDPCDMNQVGTYGAQSSTVALNCAQQGINSQNFQMATSSQVPSIVGGNSKLRPELGRTYTFGVELTPRWVRGFSASVEYWHTRVKNTISAIPTQYLLDQCYTGANTGYCSSILRNSQGQIQTATTLDANLGGLRTGGIDFDMDYHLRVTPRDMVLLSNNLQDTISYQQQYLPGGEWYNYTGRLQYNNAVGFPRIRDYATLTWQHGPIGLTYMMQYTSGMVWNTTQQDVVPGNGVGRWKTPGMFQHDVTLNYRLNRWNFEAGIQNIANKKPPFVASGQDNSMGNLYGGFYPGRYFFTQAGLNF, encoded by the coding sequence ATGAACGCTTCTCGCCGTAATGTGCTTTTGTGTGCATCAATTTTAAGTGTTGGTGCTTTTTCATCTCCTGCAATTGCAGCCGCAGAGCATGTTCATGCGAAGCGTCATCTCTTGCATCATAAACCCCAATTACGCTCACGGGCTGTGAGTAATGCGCCTGTGGTCTCTGGGGTAACTCCTGCTTCTTCGGTGGGAACGGTTCAGAGAGCAAGGGTAGGAAAAAACACCTTGGCATCTGTTGAAAGTACGCATGCTGAAGAAGTGACAGTCACTGGGTCAATGTTAAGCACGTCCAGAAATGCGAATGCTAACCCCGTCCAGATCGTGACGAGTAAGCAGATTATGCAATCTGGTTCGACAACGATGGGAGATTTTTTGGCACGCTTGCCTTCCATCGGGTCTAATTCCACAAATAATACCAACACAAATGGTGGCGGTGGCGTTAGTTGCGCTGATATTAGAAACCTAGGTCAGCAGCGTGTGCTTGTGCTGATTGATGGGAAACGTACTGCTGTTAATGGAAGCAGCAACTGCGTAGATATGAATACGATTCCTGTGCAGTTGGTTAAGCAAGTTGAAATTCTGAAAGATGGTGGGTCAGAGCTTTACGGAGCTGACGCTGTCTCCGGTGTGATTAACATTAAACTAAGGCATGATATCAGCACGGGTAATATCACCATGCGAGGGGGTATTGCAGGCCAAGGTGATGATAAAACGGGAATGATTTCAGCGTATAAAGGTTGGAATTTTGATGATCGTAAAGGCAACATAACGCTTTTCGGCTCTTACATGACGCAAGGCGGTGTAAGGCAGCGGAATCGTTCTTGGGCTGATCCAGTGCAAAATGATCTGGGAGGATCTTCTTTTGGTTCTGCCTATACCCCACAAGGGCGTGTTTACGATGTTTCGGGCAATTTAATGCCGGGGCAGAAAACAACCCGGTATGATTTTTCCCAAGATCAGATGCTTTTGAATCGATTGCAAAATGCCACCCTGTCAGGTGATGCGCATTATAAGTTTGATAAACACTTCAATTTATATTCAAACGTTTTGTATAGTCACCGTAATAGCTATACGCAGATGGCAGCAGAGCCGAGTGCGGGAAGTATTCCTCCCTCTAATTATGCAAGCCTATTATATATTAATAAAGAAAATCCGTTTAATACCTATGGTCAGGATGTAACGTTAAGAAAGCGTTACAATGAATTTGGGCCACGTAAAACGGAAGATGCATCTGACACCTATACGGCGAAAGTCGGGTTAGACGGAGAAATTATCCATAACTGGATGTATGATGCGTCTTATACATATGGATGGAACCAAGATACTTCGCACATGGTCAATATGGGGAATTATGCCCATTTGATGCAGGTTTATGGGATGGATCAGCTTGACCCTAATGATCCTAATAGTGCGATTATGTATAATCCTGGGGTTTGCCAAGGTTCTGCCGGTTGCGCGTTAGCTAATCCGTTTGCCCCTCTGAGTGGGCAGGCTTTAGAATATGCAAATGCTACGCTGAATAATCATTCTTATTATCAGCTGCGTGATTGGAACGTGCGCATTCATAATAACAAGGTGGCTCGTCTTCCGTGGAAGAATGGTGGGGATTTTGCTGTTGCGATGGGGATGGAACGGCGCAGTGAATCTGAGACATTTAAACCAGACCCTTTAATTACTTCGGGCCAGAGCATGACAAACACTCAGAATTATACGGGTGGGGGCTTTCATGTGTGGGAAGGTTATCTTGAAGGTAAGTTAACTCTGCTCAAAAACACAACGATGGCCAAAGATTTATCGATTGATGGTCAAGGGCGTTATTCTTCCTATAATACATTCGGAAGCGCCAAGAACTGGAAAGCTGCTATTAACTGGTCCCCCGTAAGAGATGTGCATTTTAGGGGAACATTAGGAACTTCTACGCGCCAACCATCAGTCTATGAATTATATGGTGGGCAGAGCATGAGCTATGCCACGGCAATGGATCCTTGCGATATGAATCAGGTGGGGACATATGGTGCGCAATCTTCTACAGTAGCGCTAAACTGCGCACAGCAAGGAATTAACTCACAAAATTTTCAGATGGCGACGAGTTCGCAGGTTCCGTCTATTGTGGGGGGGAATTCGAAGTTAAGGCCAGAGCTTGGAAGAACCTATACCTTCGGTGTAGAGTTAACCCCTCGTTGGGTTCGTGGCTTCTCAGCATCTGTTGAATATTGGCACACACGCGTTAAAAATACAATTTCTGCTATACCAACGCAGTATTTGCTTGATCAGTGCTATACGGGTGCAAATACGGGATACTGCTCAAGTATTCTTAGAAATTCACAAGGGCAAATTCAAACCGCAACGACGCTTGATGCTAATTTGGGTGGGCTGAGAACAGGCGGTATTGATTTTGATATGGATTATCATCTGCGGGTAACCCCCCGTGATATGGTTCTGTTATCAAATAATCTTCAGGATACTATTAGCTACCAGCAGCAATATCTACCTGGTGGAGAGTGGTATAATTATACAGGCCGTTTGCAGTATAATAATGCTGTTGGTTTCCCGCGTATACGTGACTACGCAACGTTGACGTGGCAGCATGGCCCAATTGGACTAACTTACATGATGCAATATACTAGTGGGATGGTTTGGAATACTACTCAGCAAGATGTTGTACCGGGGAATGGGGTTGGCCGTTGGAAAACGCCCGGAATGTTCCAGCATGATGTGACGCTGAATTATCGTCTTAATCGGTGGAATTTTGAAGCAGGTATTCAAAACATTGCCAATAAAAAACCACCATTTGTGGCAAGCGGACAAGATAACAGCATGGGTAATCTTTACGGAGGGTTTTACCCAGGACGGTATTT